GCGCCCAGTTCCGGGGCGGGCGCCGACTGGCCGAGACCGAGGAACGACAGCGCCGCCAGCGTGAGGATCAGCGTGCCGATGTCCAGGCTCGCGGCCACCAGCGCGTTGGGCACGGCACCGGGCAGCAGGTGCCGGCCGGCGAGCCGCATGGGGCTCACCCCGGCGAGTTTGGCCGCCTCGACGTGCGGCCGGGCTTTCAGGCGGGCCACCTCGCCGCGGACCAGCCGGGCGTAGAACGGCCACCACACGATCGAGACCGCGATCAGCGTGTGCACGAACCCGGGACCGAGGGCCGCGACCACCGCGATCGCCAGCACCGGGGCGGGCAGCGACAGGAACGCGTCGGTGATCCGCATCAGCAGCGAATCCAGCCAGCCGCCGGCGGCTCCGGCGATCAGGCCGACCAGCCCGCCGATCACCAGCCCGAGTGCGACCACCGCCAGCGCGGCGAACCAGCTCGACCGCACGCCGAACAGGACCCGCGACAGGATGTCGCGGCCGATGCTGTCGGTGCCGAGCAGGAAGCCGCCGTGGCCGGGCGCCTGCAGCGGCATCCCGACCGGGGTCAACGGGTCATACGGAGCGAGGACCGGCACCGCGAGCGCGATCAGGGTGACGACGGCGATCAGCGACAGCCCGATCCAGTTGACGATCGCCGAGTCGATCTTCGGCAGCGCCAACAGCTTCCGCTCGCGACCGCGCACCAGCGGCGCGGCGGGCAGCGCTCCGGCAGCCGGTGACACACCGGACGACACGAGGGCCATCAGCACGCCTTCCGTTCGATGCACGCGACCTGGTGCGGGTTGCCGGGTTCACCCTCCAGCCGGACGTCGAGTTGCCGATCACCGCAGGCATCGACAGCGATCGGGCAGCGTGGATGGAAGGCGCAGCCCGGTGGCGGCGACAGCGGACTGGCGGGTTCGCCTGCCAACGGCTGTGATTCGCGTCCGAGGTCGGGTATGGAGTCGACGAGCGCCTGTGTGTAGGGGTGCGCCGGCGCGCCGATGACCTGCTCGGCGGGTCCCACCTCGACGATGCGGCCGAGGTACATCACCGCGATGCGGTCGGCGACGACGCGGGCCACCGACAGGTCGTGGGTGACGAACACGACCGACATGTTCAGGCTGCGCCGCAGATCGCCGATCAGGTTGAGCACCGACGCCGCCAGCGACACGTCCAGTGCGCTGGTGGGCTCGTCGCACAGCAGCACCGACGGCGGCACGACGGTCGCGCGGGCCAGCGAAACCCGCTGGCGCTGACCGCCGGACAGTTGCGCGGCCCGCGATTTCGCGACCTCGGCCGGCAGCCCGACCCGTTCGAGCACCTCGGCCACGGCCGCCCGGCGGGCCGAGCGCGATTTCGTCGTCCCGCGCAGCCGTTCCGCGATCAGCTCACCGACCGACAGCCACGGCGTCAGCGACGCGCCCGCGTCCTGGAACACCATCTGCGGGCGCCGCCCGCCGGCCAACTCGACCGTCCCGGCCGTGGGTTTCTCCAGACCCGCGATGACCCGTAGCAGGGTCGACTTGCCCGATCCGCTCTCGCCGACGATCGCGACCGACTCGCCGTGCTCGACGCGCAGCGAAACTCCGCGCAGCGCATGAA
The window above is part of the Mycolicibacterium rutilum genome. Proteins encoded here:
- a CDS encoding ABC transporter permease, giving the protein MALVSSGVSPAAGALPAAPLVRGRERKLLALPKIDSAIVNWIGLSLIAVVTLIALAVPVLAPYDPLTPVGMPLQAPGHGGFLLGTDSIGRDILSRVLFGVRSSWFAALAVVALGLVIGGLVGLIAGAAGGWLDSLLMRITDAFLSLPAPVLAIAVVAALGPGFVHTLIAVSIVWWPFYARLVRGEVARLKARPHVEAAKLAGVSPMRLAGRHLLPGAVPNALVAASLDIGTLILTLAALSFLGLGQSAPAPELGADSARNLSYFLQQWWIPVMPGLGVLALALVGNIAGDCLRNLMKTR